A genomic window from Centroberyx gerrardi isolate f3 chromosome 14, fCenGer3.hap1.cur.20231027, whole genome shotgun sequence includes:
- the LOC139928484 gene encoding sodium- and chloride-dependent creatine transporter 1 isoform X1, translating to MSPEVEENNQGEIGLPQLEGGIPSEEEGGGVARPLVPVPGAGAGCGEGGGGGPPQNQDGAVAGPGTGATAVPVVERETWTRQMDFIMSCVGFAVGLGNVWRFPYLCYKNGGGVFLIPYMLIVFIGGIPVFFLEIALGQFMKQGGVSAWNIAPLFKGLGLASMVIVFFCNTYYIMILVWGLYFLLHSFTTPLPWATCGHPWNTANCTQDFRRTCHNRSTALSALPSSTAAPAAPSNILSATSPFNLSSAQLLLNGSCIEAEGMRSPVIEFWERKVLRLSGGLDEPGEISYEMVLCLIVTWVIVYFCIWKGVKSTGKVVYFTALFPYLVLVVLLAHGVTLPGAIDGIVYYLKPDWSKLGEAQVWIDAGTQIFFSYAIGLGALTALGSYNRFHNNCYQDAFVLALINSGTSFFAGFVVFSVLGFMAAEQGVDISKVAESGPGLAFIAYPKAVTLMPLAPLWAALFFFMLLVLGLDSQFVGVEGLITGIIDMLPPKSALGSLRREVVVAVCCVTCFLIDMSMVTEGGMYVFQLFDYYSASGITLLWQAFWECVVVAWVYGADRFMDDVARMIGYRPLPYMKWCWSYITPFVCVGVFLFHVVNYKPLTYNTVYTYPSWGEALGWGLALSSMLCIPVTVLYKLLRCKGSLRERWQHLTTPVWGRHHLEYLAPESEAKLLPPAGAKSTLLFESVI from the exons ATGTCaccagaggtggaggagaacaACCAAG GTGAAATCGGTCTCCCCCAGCTGGAGGGAGGGATTCCTTccgaggaggagggtgggggggtggctcGCCCCCTGGTGCCTGTGCCTGGTGCTGGGGCTGGGTGTGGtgagggtggagggggcgggCCACCCCAGAACCAGGACGGGGCTGTAGCTGGGCCTGGAACTGGGGCCACAGCAGTACcagtggtggagagagaaaccTGGACCAGACAAATGGATTTCATCATGTCCTGTGTGGGCTTTGCTGTGGGCCTGGGCAACGTGTGGCGCTTCCCTTACCTCTGCTACAAGAACGGAGGAG GTGTGTTCCTGATCCCCTACATGCTGATTGTGTTCATCGGGGGCATCCCCGTCTTCTTCCTGGAGATTGCTCTGGGACAGTTCATGAAGCAGGGAGGGGTCTCTGCCTGGAACATCGCACCCCTCTTCAAAG GTTTGGGCCTGGCCTCCATGGTGATAGTGTTCTTCTGTAACACCTACTACATCATGATTCTTGTGTGGGGCCTCTACTTCCTCCTGCACTCCTTCACCACCCCGCTGCCCTGGGCCACCTGCGGACACCCCTGGAACACCGCTAACTGCACGCAGGACTTCCGCCGCACCTGCCACAACCGCAGCACTGCCCTGTCAGCTCTGCCATCATCCACCGCCGCCCCTGCCGCCCCCTCCAACATCCTGTCCGCCACCTCCCCGTTCAACCTGTCCTCGGCCCAGCTCCTCCTCAATGGCAGCTGCATTGAGGCAGAAGGCATGCGCTCCCCAGTCATCGAGTTCTGGGA ACGTAAGGTGCTCCGTCTGTCTGGTGGGCTGGACGAGCCTGGTGAAATCAGCTATGAGATGGTTCTGTGTCTCATAGTCACTTGGGTCATTGTTTACTTCTGCATATGGAAGGGAGTCAAATCCACTGGCAAG GTAGTGTACTTCACAGCTCTGTTCCCCTACCTGGTTCTGGTTGTTCTTTTGGCCCACGGAGTCACTCTACCAGGAGCTATAGATGGGATTGTCTACTATCTGAAACCGGACTGGTCCAAACTTGGAGAAGCACAG GTGTGGATTGACGCTGGCACTCAGATTTTCTTCTCCTATGCCATCGGACTGGGTGCCCTCACCGCACTGGGCAGCTACAACCGCTTCCATAACAACTGTTACCA gGATGCGTTTGTGCTGGCTCTCATTAACAGCGGGACCAGTTTCTTTGCGGGTTTTGTGGTGTTCTCTGTGCTGGGCTTCATGGCTGCTGAGCAAGGAGTGGACATCAGTAAGGTAGCCGAGAGTG GTCCAGGCCTGGCCTTCATAGCCTACCCCAAGGCTGTGACTCTGATGCCTCTGGCTCCGCTCTGGGCAgcactcttcttcttcatgctgCTTGTACTGGGCCTGGACAGCCAG TTTGTAGGGGTGGAGGGCTTAATAACAGGAATCATAGACATGCTACCCCCTAAATCTGCCCTGGGCTCCCTGCGGCGAGAGGTGGTGGTGGCCGTCTGCTGCGTCACCTGCTTCCTCATCGACATGTCCATGGTCACCGAG gGAGGGATGTACGTCTTCCAGCTGTTTGACTACTACTCTGCCAGTGGCATCACTCTTCTGTGGCAGGCCTTCTGGGAGTGTGTGGTGGTGGCATGGGTCTACG GTGCGGATCGTTTCATGGACGATGTGGCTCGCATGATCGGCTACCGGCCCCTGCCCTACATGAAGTGGTGCTGGTCCTACATCACGCCTTTTGTCTGTGTG GGAGTGTTCCTGTTCCATGTAGTGAACTACAAGCCCCTGACCTATAACACGGTGTACACGTACCCCTCGTGGGGTGAGGCGCTTGGCTGGGGGCTGGCCCTCTCCTCCATGCTCTGCATCCCTGTCACTGTCCTCTACAAACTACTGCGCTGCAAAGGATCTTTGCGGGAG CGGTGGCAGCACCTAACCACCCCAGTGTGGGGCAGACATCACCTGGAGTACCTGGCCCCAGAGTCCGAGGCCAAACTGCTGCCCCCTGCAGGAGCCAAGAGCACACTGCTCTTCGAGAGCGTCATCTGA
- the LOC139928484 gene encoding sodium- and chloride-dependent creatine transporter 1 isoform X2: protein MDFIMSCVGFAVGLGNVWRFPYLCYKNGGGVFLIPYMLIVFIGGIPVFFLEIALGQFMKQGGVSAWNIAPLFKGLGLASMVIVFFCNTYYIMILVWGLYFLLHSFTTPLPWATCGHPWNTANCTQDFRRTCHNRSTALCIEAEGMRSPVIEFWERKVLRLSGGLDEPGEISYEMVLCLIVTWVIVYFCIWKGVKSTGKVVYFTALFPYLVLVVLLAHGVTLPGAIDGIVYYLKPDWSKLGEAQVWIDAGTQIFFSYAIGLGALTALGSYNRFHNNCYQDAFVLALINSGTSFFAGFVVFSVLGFMAAEQGVDISKVAESGPGLAFIAYPKAVTLMPLAPLWAALFFFMLLVLGLDSQFVGVEGLITGIIDMLPPKSALGSLRREVVVAVCCVTCFLIDMSMVTEGGMYVFQLFDYYSASGITLLWQAFWECVVVAWVYGADRFMDDVARMIGYRPLPYMKWCWSYITPFVCVGVFLFHVVNYKPLTYNTVYTYPSWGEALGWGLALSSMLCIPVTVLYKLLRCKGSLRERWQHLTTPVWGRHHLEYLAPESEAKLLPPAGAKSTLLFESVI from the exons ATGGATTTCATCATGTCCTGTGTGGGCTTTGCTGTGGGCCTGGGCAACGTGTGGCGCTTCCCTTACCTCTGCTACAAGAACGGAGGAG GTGTGTTCCTGATCCCCTACATGCTGATTGTGTTCATCGGGGGCATCCCCGTCTTCTTCCTGGAGATTGCTCTGGGACAGTTCATGAAGCAGGGAGGGGTCTCTGCCTGGAACATCGCACCCCTCTTCAAAG GTTTGGGCCTGGCCTCCATGGTGATAGTGTTCTTCTGTAACACCTACTACATCATGATTCTTGTGTGGGGCCTCTACTTCCTCCTGCACTCCTTCACCACCCCGCTGCCCTGGGCCACCTGCGGACACCCCTGGAACACCGCTAACTGCACGCAGGACTTCCGCCGCACCTGCCACAACCGCAGCACTGCCCT CTGCATTGAGGCAGAAGGCATGCGCTCCCCAGTCATCGAGTTCTGGGA ACGTAAGGTGCTCCGTCTGTCTGGTGGGCTGGACGAGCCTGGTGAAATCAGCTATGAGATGGTTCTGTGTCTCATAGTCACTTGGGTCATTGTTTACTTCTGCATATGGAAGGGAGTCAAATCCACTGGCAAG GTAGTGTACTTCACAGCTCTGTTCCCCTACCTGGTTCTGGTTGTTCTTTTGGCCCACGGAGTCACTCTACCAGGAGCTATAGATGGGATTGTCTACTATCTGAAACCGGACTGGTCCAAACTTGGAGAAGCACAG GTGTGGATTGACGCTGGCACTCAGATTTTCTTCTCCTATGCCATCGGACTGGGTGCCCTCACCGCACTGGGCAGCTACAACCGCTTCCATAACAACTGTTACCA gGATGCGTTTGTGCTGGCTCTCATTAACAGCGGGACCAGTTTCTTTGCGGGTTTTGTGGTGTTCTCTGTGCTGGGCTTCATGGCTGCTGAGCAAGGAGTGGACATCAGTAAGGTAGCCGAGAGTG GTCCAGGCCTGGCCTTCATAGCCTACCCCAAGGCTGTGACTCTGATGCCTCTGGCTCCGCTCTGGGCAgcactcttcttcttcatgctgCTTGTACTGGGCCTGGACAGCCAG TTTGTAGGGGTGGAGGGCTTAATAACAGGAATCATAGACATGCTACCCCCTAAATCTGCCCTGGGCTCCCTGCGGCGAGAGGTGGTGGTGGCCGTCTGCTGCGTCACCTGCTTCCTCATCGACATGTCCATGGTCACCGAG gGAGGGATGTACGTCTTCCAGCTGTTTGACTACTACTCTGCCAGTGGCATCACTCTTCTGTGGCAGGCCTTCTGGGAGTGTGTGGTGGTGGCATGGGTCTACG GTGCGGATCGTTTCATGGACGATGTGGCTCGCATGATCGGCTACCGGCCCCTGCCCTACATGAAGTGGTGCTGGTCCTACATCACGCCTTTTGTCTGTGTG GGAGTGTTCCTGTTCCATGTAGTGAACTACAAGCCCCTGACCTATAACACGGTGTACACGTACCCCTCGTGGGGTGAGGCGCTTGGCTGGGGGCTGGCCCTCTCCTCCATGCTCTGCATCCCTGTCACTGTCCTCTACAAACTACTGCGCTGCAAAGGATCTTTGCGGGAG CGGTGGCAGCACCTAACCACCCCAGTGTGGGGCAGACATCACCTGGAGTACCTGGCCCCAGAGTCCGAGGCCAAACTGCTGCCCCCTGCAGGAGCCAAGAGCACACTGCTCTTCGAGAGCGTCATCTGA
- the LOC139928500 gene encoding kelch repeat and BTB domain-containing protein 12-like, whose protein sequence is MDAPVLDSAQAEHGSVLLRQLQRMRAAQELTDVVLLAEGVPFPCHRVVLSAFSPYFQAMFTCGLKETRVGEVPLRDTPAQSLELLLGYMYHAELSLSNDNIQGVAAAAFLLHVDGAFRLCQSHMEASMDPSNCVGLYHWARDLGATGLAECALRYLCQHFAQVCEEEEVLELDAQSLGALLGSDDLNISQEESVLKLVLRWVERRRGDSQSEAQAVELLRRVRLELVDPGFLRKARRRNPVRRERGVVLLRDAECFGMIDAALQTSGLSETAAPPRPALRYGMETTDLLLCLGGVDESGVPARRGGLADLSFCFAPQGRRTYYIPSPLKGSGGKGQITAGAVTRDSGIVVAIEAEDQHRMRRVDMYRFDRSEESSWVELCSAAYRDMYALGMLGDSLYMIGGQMKVRNQYIITDSVERWSLKRGGSWLSFAPLPLPLACHCAVSLKEHLYVLGGWTPQDQPDDEPDRLSNRVFQFDPGKDGWTECARMKYSRYRCGSAVLNGEIYILGGIGCDGEDRGQSRRCLSSVEVYNPETDTWRPGPALPTSLLSLRTNASNIGVVEGKLYLCGYYKVAGRHEIITKEILELDPADNVWTVVERRAAMHDSYDVCLVANLNPRDLFTP, encoded by the exons ATGGATGCTCCAGTGCTGGACTCAGCTCAGGCAGAGCATGGCTCAGTTCTGCTCAGGCAGCTACAGAGGATGAGGGCGGCCCAGGAGCTCACTGATGTGGTGCTGCTGGCAGAGGGAGTTCCCTTTCCCTGCCACAGGGTGGTGCTGTCTGCATTCAGCCCTTACTTCCAG GCCATGTTTACATGCGGTCTGAAGGAGACCCGGGTAGGAGAGGTGCCTCTCAGAGACACTCCTGCCCAgagcctggagctgctgctgggctACATGTACCATGCCGAACTCTCCCTCTCCAACGACAACATCCAGGGagtggctgctgctgccttcCTGCTCCATGTAGACGGAGCCTTCAG GTTGTGTCAAAGTCACATGGAGGCTAGTATGGACCCCTCCAACTGCGTGGGGCTGTACCACTGGGCCAGAGACCTGGGGGCCACTGGCCTGGCTGAGTGCGCCCTGAGATACCTCTGCCAACACTTTGCTCAG gtgtgtgaggaagaggaagtgctGGAGCTGGATGCCCAAAGTCTGGGGGCTCTGTTAGGTTCGGATGACCTCAACATCTCCCAGGAGGAGAGTGTGCTGAAGCTGGTGCTGCGCTGGGTGGAGAGACGCAGGGGGGACTCGCAGAGCGAAGCCCAGGCTGTGGAGTTACTCAGGCGGGTCCGGCTGGAGCTGGTGGATCCTGGATTCCTCCGTAAAGCCAGGAGGAGAAACCCGgtgagaagggagaggggggtg GTATTGCTTCGGGACGCCGAGTGCTTTGGGATGATCGACGCAGCTCTCCAGACCTCGGGTCTGTCTGAGACGGCAGCTCCCCCTCGGCCAGCCCTCCGCTACGGCATGGAGACCACCGACCTGCTGCTCTGCCTGGGTGGGGTGGATGAGTCAGGGGTGCCTGCCCGCCGTGGGGGACTTGCTGATCTGAGCTTTTGCTTCGCCCCCCAGGGGAGACGGACTTACTACATCCCTTCTCCACTGAAGGGCTCTGGAGGCAAGGGCCAGATCACAGCAGGGGCAGTGACACGGGACAGCGGCATAGTGGTGGCCATAGAGGCAGAAGACCAACACAGGATGAGGAGGGTGGACATGtacag gtttGACCGTTCAGAGGAGAGCAGCTGGGTGGAGCTGTGCTCAGCAGCATACAGAGACATGTATGCTTTAGGGATGCTAGGCGACTCCCTCTATATGATAGGTGGTCAGATGAAAGTGCGGAACCAGTACATCATCACAGACAGCGTGGAGAGATGGTCGCTGAAGAGAGGAGGCAGCTGGCTCAGCTTcgcccctctgcctctccccctAGCCTGCCACTGTGCCGTCAGCCTGAAGGAGCACCTCTATGTGCTGGGGGGCTGGACACCACAG gaCCAGCCGGACGATGAGCCAGACAGGCTGAGTAACCGTGTGTTTCAGTTTGACCCAGGCAAGGACGGGTGGACAGAGTGCGCCAGGATGAAGTACTCCAGGTACCGCTGTGGCTCGGCCGTCCTCAATGGCGAGATCTACATACTAG GTGGTATAGGATGTGACGGAGAGGACCGGGGCCAGTCTCGCCGCTGCCTGAGCTCTGTGGAGGTCTACAACCCAGAGACAGACACCTGGAGGCCAGGGCCGGCCCTGCCCACGTCCCTACTCTCCCTCCGAACCAACGCCTCCAATATAGGAGTAGTGGAGGGCAAGCTTTACCTCTGTGGATACTACAAGGTTGCAG GCCGTCATGAGATCATCACCAAGGAGATTCTGGAGCTGGACCCGGCAGACAACGTGTGGACGGTGGTGGAGAGACGAGCAGCTATGCATGACAGCTATGACGTCTGTCTGGTGGCCAACCTCAACCCTCGGGACCTCTTCACACCCTAA
- the LOC139928497 gene encoding solute carrier family 26 member 6 — translation MKVRDHLTGEYFVQRDVLDELCLDEVARKRTHSTKPPLCERVKDCLRCSGPRLKQTVLSCVPVLSWLPHYSIRENAMGDFISGISVGIMHLPQGMAYALLASLPPVFGLYTSLFPVLLYVIFGSSRHISIGTFAVISIMIGSVTEKLAPDSDFKILNGTNGTGGVDIDARDAYRVQIACAITVLGGLFQILLGLVRFGFVVTYLSEPLIRGYTTGAACHVTISQLKYLFGIKPSRFSGPLSQVYILVDICSLLPETNVAELVVSLVALAVLIVVKELNAYYSKKLPLPIPIELIVIIAATIISYFAGLSSKYSVDVVGEIPSGLKAPRVPDVTLFSEVVGDAFAVAIVGYAISISLGKTFALKHGYKVDSNQELLALGLSNSIGSLFQCYCVTSSLSRSLIQESTGGKTQVAGVVSSIIVLITVLKIGSLFEDLPKAVLSTIVFVNLKGMFKQFLDVPMLWRSNKVDLLVWLVTFTCTVLLNLDLGLAVSIGFSMLTVIFRTQLPRYSILGQVPGTDLYLDTETYEEAKEIPGITIFRSSTTVYYTNAELYLEALQEKSGIEMGKLLTKKKKRDAKQKRQQEKEKKKAKKEAKKQRDLNGHLSNGKFSLKEPEKNQWKELNEEKLSAGMNAQSQGNGMVMTLTETPANGHIKGQVNWAYQHDASTSDSDSETGCHGDDNTTQTSHSGDGEEGRGCGLGTHSIVLDLSTTSFVDTVTVKTLKNIFRDFGEIDVDVYLAGCQACVVEQLETAGFFSESIPKSRLFATIHDAVLHILKKQRPTDTTSYNCVLDISCITKM, via the exons ATGAAGGTGCGGGACCACTTGACCGGGGAGTATTTTGTGCAGCGGGACGTTCTGGATGAGCTGTGCCTGGATGAAGTGGCACGGAAAAGGACGCACTCCACTAAGCCACCCCTGTGTGAGCGGGTGAAAGATTGTCTCAG GTGTTCGGGTCCCAGGCTGAAGCAGACGGTGCTGAGCTGTGTGCCTGTCCTCTCCTGGCTGCCTCACTACTCCATCAGAGAAAATGCCATGGGGGATTTCATCTCTGGCATCAGTGTGGGCATCATGCACCTGCCACAGG GTATGGCGTATGCCCTCCTGGCATCCTTACCCCCTGTGTTTGGCCTGTACACCTCCCTCTTCCCTGTGCTGCTCTACGTCATCTTCGGCAGCTCCAGACACATCTCCATAG GTACGTTTGCTGTGATCAGTATCATGATTGGTAGTGTGACAGAGAAGCTGGCGCCAGACAGTGACTTTAAGATCCTCAATGGGACCAATGGAACAGGGGGTGTGGACATCGATGCACGGGACGCCTACAGAGTACAGATAGCATGTGCCATCACTGTCCTAGGAGGACtctttcag aTCCTGTTGGGTTTGGTGAGGTTTGGTTTCGTGGTCACCTACCTGTCCGAGCCTCTGATTCGTGGCTACACTACAGGAGCGGCATGTCATGTCACCATCTCCCAGCTCAAGTACCTGTTTGGAATCAAGCCGTCGCGCTTCTCCGGACCGCTCTCCCAAGTTTAT ATCCTGGTGGACATTTGTTCGTTGCTACCTGAGACGAACGTGGCAGAGCTGGTGGTCAGCCTGGTGGCGCTCGCTGTTCTCATTGTGGTCAAGGAACTTAATGCCTACTACAGCAAGAAGCTGCCTCTGCCCATCCCCATAGAACTCATAGTT ATCATAGCAGCAACAATCATCTCTTATTTTGCCGGGCTTAGTAGTAAATACAGCGTTGATGTGGTTGGAGAGATACCCAGTGG GCTCAAGGCTCCTCGTGTCCCAGATGTGACTTTGTTCTCGGAGGTGGTAGGCGATGCGTTTGCGGTGGCCATTGTGGGCTACGCCATCAGCATCTCCCTGGGCAAAACATTTGCCCTTAAACATGGCTACAAGGTGGATAGCAACCAG gaGCTGCTTGCCCTGGGTCTTAGTAACTCTATTGGAAGCTTATTTCAGTGTTACTGTGTGACGTCCTCCTTGTCTCGCAGTCTCATCCAGGAGAGCACAGGGGGCAAGacacaa GTTGCCGGAGTGGTTTCTTCCATCATCGTGCTGATCACAGTTTTGAAAATAGGTTCTCTGTTTGAGGATCTCCCCAAG gcCGTCCTATCCACAATAGTGTTTGTGAATTTGAAAGGGATGTTTAAGCAGTTCCTGGATGTCCCTATGCTGTGGAGGAGCAACAAGGTTGATTTG CTGGTGTGGCTGGTAACGTTCACATGCACCGTCCTGCTCAACTTGGACTTGGGTCTGGCCGTCTCCATTGGCTTCTCCATGCTCACTGTCATCTTCAGAACTCAACT GCCCCGCTACTCTATCTTGGGCCAAGTGCCAGGCACTGACCTGTATCTGGACACAGAAACCTATGAGGAG GCCAAAGAGATTCCAGGCATTACCATCTTCCGTTCATCCACAACTGTCTACTACACCAATGCTGAGCTGTACTTGGAGGCCCTGCaagagaag AGTGGAATTGAAATGGGGAAGCTGctgacaaagaagaagaaacgagACGCGAAGCAGAAGCGTcaacaggagaaagagaaaaagaaagctaaaaaggAGGCAAAGAAACAA AGAGACCTGAACGGCCACTTGTCCAATGGCAAATTCTCCCTGAAGGAGCCAGAGAAGAACCAGTGGAAGGAGCTGAATGAGGAGAAGCTCTCTGCAGGCATGAACGCCCAGAGCCAGGGGAACGGTATGGTCATGACTCTGACTGAGACCCCTGCCAACGGCCACATCAAGGGCCAGGTAAACTGGGCTTACCAGCATGACGCGAGCACGTCAGACTCGGACTCGGAGACGGGTTGCCACGGTGATGACAACACCACCCAGACGTCTCACAGTGGCGacggggaggagggaaggggctGCGGATTAGGCACACACAGCATTGTCTTGGACCTCTCCACAACCAGCTTTGTGGACACAGTCACTGTGAAGACCCTGAAAAAT ATATTCAGAGACTTTGGAGAGATTGATGTGGACGTCTATCTAGCAGGCTGCCAAG CCTGTGTAGTGGAGCAGTTGGAAACAGCAGGTTTCTTCTCGGAGTCCATCCCGAAGAGCAGGCTGTTTGCCACCATTCATGATGCAGTGCTCCATATTCTCAAGAAGCAGCGCCCGACGGACACGACTAGCTATAACTGTGTGCTG GACATTTCCTGCATCACCAAGATGTGA